CGCCCGGCCCCGGTGGCTGCGGAAGCGTTCGTCCGTGCCAAGCTCGGCACGCCCCACCGCCGTCATCAACTGACGGAAGAGCTTGTTGCTGGCGCTGCCGATCGCCACATGACCGTCGGTCGCGGGAAAGGCATCGTAGGGGGCCGTAAAGGGGTGCTGATTTCCGACCGGCTCCATCTCTTGGCCGATGCCGGCGAAGATCGAGGCCGCTGAATCCGTGATCGCAAAGATGGCGTCCTGGTTCGATAGATCGAGGACTTGTGCCCGGCCCGTCCGATCGACATCGCGCAAGCCGGCGAGCAGGCCGATCGCCAGGTACAACCCACCGACGAAATCGGCCAACGCACCGCCGCCGCGCAGGGGGCCGCCACCTTCCTCGCCTGTGATGCCCATCAACCCGCCGGATGCCTGGGCAACGATGTCGTAGCTCCCCTTCCCCGCCAACGGACCCGTTTGGCCGAAGCCCGAGAGCGACGCCACGAGTAGCCTCTGGTTTCGGGATTGGAGCACTGCCGCGCCGAGTCCGTGCTTGTCGAGGAACCCGGCGCGAAAGTTCTCGACCAATGCATCCGCGTTCTCGGTAAGGCGGAGCAGGAGCTCGCGCCCTTCCGACTGGCGAACATCGAGGGTGATCGACCGTTTTCCCCGGTTCGTGTTCTGGAACGAGAGCGACGTTTCACCCTTGGGCGACGGCCCGTAGCGATAGTCGTCGCCTGTCCCGGGCTTCTCGACCTTGATCACTTCGGCGCCGAGATCCGCCAGCACCGCCGTCGCAAACGGACCCGCGACCACACGGGTCAGATCGAGAATGCGAACGCCCTCGAGAAGCCGGGAACGTCCCCGTTCTTCGCTCACGCGTGGAGTCGAACGACCGCCAGGATTGCTGCGATGCTGCCGGCCAGGGCGGTTCCGTAGCAGAGGAAGCCGACCAGGCTGTCGCTTCCGAGGCCACCGAAATCGATCCACAGATGGCGAAGGTGGTGGGCGCCGCCCCAGACCGGG
The nucleotide sequence above comes from bacterium. Encoded proteins:
- a CDS encoding CoA transferase, whose product is MSEERGRSRLLEGVRILDLTRVVAGPFATAVLADLGAEVIKVEKPGTGDDYRYGPSPKGETSLSFQNTNRGKRSITLDVRQSEGRELLLRLTENADALVENFRAGFLDKHGLGAAVLQSRNQRLLVASLSGFGQTGPLAGKGSYDIVAQASGGLMGITGEEGGGPLRGGGALADFVGGLYLAIGLLAGLRDVDRTGRAQVLDLSNQDAIFAITDSAASIFAGIGQEMEPVGNQHPFTAPYDAFPATDGHVAIGSASNKLFRQLMTAVGRAELGTDERFRSHRGRAARRHETNAVVAEWVASRTCQEVLAALGPEGADVPCARVARPAELLDDAQLEARGMIERHSHPTLGEVVFHGNPLQFSHAAPRERALAPVLGQDNAEVFGELGLGAGEMAALAEKGVI